The sequence GGCTCTCAGTGTGCATTggccagatggggaaactgaggcctagagacaTCTTGTCACTAGCCCAGGGCCTGCCTGCCTGTTCCAGGTCTGGAATGACTTCATGAACCGCTCCGGGGAGGAGCAGGAGCGGGTCCTCCGCTACCTGGAGGATGAGGGCAGGAGCAAGGCACGGAGGAAGGGGCCTAACCGGGGGGAGGATAGGCGGAAAGGTGAGGCCCGCACGGGGGAAGAGAGGGCACACGGATTGGGGCCTGGACGAGCATGTGGGGCGGAgctggggacaggtggggaggagcctagtgtgggggcggggccggcggtTTCCTCCCGGGGCTGACCCCACGCCTTGGACTCTTGAAGAGTACCCGGCCTACACTCCCGGAGAGTGCTTCCAGCGCATCAGCCGGCGTCTTCGAGCGGTCCTCAAGCGGAGCCGCATCCCCATGGTGAATACGAGACGAGGCTGGGCCTGTCTCCACCTGCCTGTCTTGGCTTCTCAgttgggggcggggtgaggggaggccTGTTACTCAGCGCTTGTGCGGTGGTGAAGACAAGACAGGATACGCACCAGTGTGATCAGACTGCAGGACCTAGGGCTGGGCAGGGGCTCTCTTTGAGGGTGGGAGGGCCAGGGGCAATGAAAGTGGACAGGCACTGCAGGATGTGTAGGAGTTCACCAGGCAGAAGGTGCCGGCATTCAAAGGTACGGAGATATGTATCTAAGTGCCTGGTATTCTTGGAACCACTTAAGTAGCTTCATGTAGCTGGTCAGAGGCCACATTTGAACCTAGGGCTTTAGGCTCTGGAGGCTGTCCCTGGCATGGGTGTCCTGGACAGCCTGTCCAAGATTCCAAAGTTGGCCTGATCCCTGGGCTTGTCTGTCCTGCAGGGAACGCTGGAGACCTGGGAGGAGAGGCTGCTGAGGTTCTTCTCTGTGTCCCCCCAGGCCGTGTACACAGCCATGCTGGACAACAGGTGACGGGTGGGGGCGGGCACTGTGAGCTCCCTGGGTGGCCAGTTTCAGCTCATGGCCACTCACCTCCTGTTCCTCCTCAGCTTCGAAAGACTCCTGCTCCACGCCATCTGCCAGTATATGGACCTCATCTCAGCCAGTAAGTGCCTGGGGCCTGGGACCCCCAAATGAGCCAATTTGGCCACAGCAAACTGAGGCCAAATGGGGTCTGCTCACTCAGCCAGAGGCTTCTGGGGGCTGCGGAACAGCCTGAGCAAAGCGGTGGCAGTGGGACACTGTGAGGCTCCTGTGGCCCTGGCGCTACTCTGAGTGACACAGTGTAACAGACACCCCTTCATCCACATCTTCAGGTCCATGGGGAGAGAAGGACCTGTGTGGGGATGATGAAGCTGGGCCTCAAGGGGCCCTGAGATTACATGAGGGTACCCCAGTGTCTGCACGTTCCTCATTTAGCTATAGCCCCCTTCCCCTGTGCCATACATGTGACTTCTGGCAAGTAACCCCTCCTGGGACCTGTGTCCCCACTTTACAGGAGGGGGTGGTCTCGGGACACAGCCCCCCCAGGAAGGGTGCTCACACGCCCTAGCTGGCCCTGAGCGCCCCCAATAGGAACTCCCcgtgcctctctctctctgcctcctgcccagaGTTGCTGAGACAATTTCCATGGCAACCCCAGGATGGTTCATCCTGAGATTCCTGAAGCTCTCCCTCACAGGAAAGCAGCCCCCATGCTTCCCTTTGTTCCCATAGACtcaggatgtttgcttttgttcccATAGGCTTAGGATGGAGGGACTGGGCTGGGGGTGCAAGAtggggagcaggggagagggaaaagcCGGGCCTGCACGGAGGAGGTGCCAGGGGAGGACTGAGCTTCAGAGATCCTGAGGGCAGGTATGGACGCAGGGGACCAGGAAAGAGGTGCGACACTTGTTCAGGGCCCGTGTCCCCTTGGCCTCCAGCCTCTGTGTCAGTGTGCCCATCTAAACACGGGATGAAGGACACAAAGGATGAAACAGGGTGCAGAGGGAGGCCCTAACGTAGCAACTGCTCTTTGCGGGAGTCTGGCCCTGGGacctggggcgggggagggggtcaCATCAGACAGACCCTAAGTGCCAGCTTGCAGTGACTTCTGGCAGGGAAGAGCCAGAACTCGGTGCCTCTGTGTGCCATGACTCTCACGTTCCTTTCATTCTTGCCCCACTTGTCCCCTCTTGCAGGTGCTGACCTGGAGGGCAAGAGGCAGATGAAAGTCAGCAATCGTCACCTGGACTTCCTGCCACCTGGGCTGCTACTGTCTGCTTACCTGGAGCAGCGCAGCTGATGGCGGCCCTGCCTGCCGGCTCCTCTCCCCCACCAAGACTTCCCATACCATCTGCTAAaatatgtttgttatttttagagTTTGTCCTTGAAGATGTGCTCACCCCCTTGGGGAAGCGGTCTCCTCACCCTGGCCCCAGCCCGGCTCAGCTCTCCCAGGTGAACAGCTGGCAGCTGGGGCTGCCCCAAACTATCCCAGGGCCCCGTAGCTCCCCACTCTGGGACTTGTATTTGGGTGGGGAGACCGGTCTGTTCACTTTGATGTTCCTTCTTGATTCAGTTTTTTGTGCCCAGTCTGAAGCTTAAGTGAGAAGTAGCTGGGTTTTTATCACTTAATTCGGTGTGATTtgttgtagatttttaaatttcccatttgGGAAGAAAAACCAAATACTTGCCCCAACTGATACATTGGGGGGCTTTCTTCTAGTCCCTGCTTTACCCCCTCCCAGTTTTAGGCTAGGATGGGGAGGTCTCTGGGGTGCTGCCCAGAAGCAGTccatcttctctgtgtgtgtgtgtgtgtgtgtgtgtgtgtgtgtgtgtgagagagagagagagagagagagagagagagagagagagagagagagagagtgtgtgtgtgtctgggtacGCGTGGGCATACCAGTGCTCGTGACCCTAGACAAGCTGTGGCTTAAAGGCTGGTTTTAACCCTCTTTGGAATGTGTGTCAACGGGTGCCTTTTTGTGGCTTTTGGGGCCCTGCCTGCTCTACCACTCCCCCCACCTCCAACGTTTCTCCCCTCCTTTCATACTGGAGGTCTGGGACTTCCAGCCAGAAGCTCCCTCCCTCGGACTGCCACTTTCCCCACTCCATGTCCCCAtgtcccctcacctttcccctcctTCAGCCTGGCTCTAGCCTATTGGTTTGGGGTTTTCTCTTGCTGGTCACCCTGTCCTGGTCCAGAGAAGCAGGGCTGGGGGACACCCCACTCCCGTGTATGTGGTTAGTTGCTCATTGAGGAAAGTGGAGAGTTCAATAAATTTCTGGTGCTCTGGTCTCCAGCtgtggggttttcttttggggcagggctggggcccaACAGGCCCTCATGATGCTCTTGCGCCCTGGTCGCTGAGGGCTGTGGGCCTGGGGGGAGTAGCTTCACGCTGAGTTGCAGCCAGAGTGTGAGGCAGGTGGCAGAGAGACTTCTGGGAGCATCTGGCCATTGGCTCTGCCGCCCTGGCCCCTCACTGGTGCTTAGGTTCAAACCCCAGgtctgccacttcccagctgtatGATCCCCGCCCCCCAGCTGCATGAACTCGTGGAAGGTTTCTGAAGCAGCAGGAAGAAATATCCCACACTGTGCTGAAAACCACAGGGATTTCTCGTCTCCCAggtctggaagccagaagtccaaactCAAGGTGTGGCAGGGCTGCGCTCCCTCCGGAGGCTCaaggggagggtccttcctgcttctctcagCTCCTCGGGACTCCAGTGTCGCTTGGTTTGTGGCTACATCCCTGTGGCCTGTGCCTCCGTGGTCGTCACGTGGCTTTCTCCCTGCGTCTCTTCACGTTGTCTTCCCTCTATGTATGTCTGAGACTGGCCGGGGGTCCTGCAGGACCTCCCCATCCGGGTTTTCTGCTGTTTCCCCCATGATTGCACTGAGGGAAGCGCCCTGCTCATCTGATCACATCAGGGTCCCTGCTGTCCCAATTGCTCCTCACGGCTGACTTTGACGCTGATCTCCTGGCCGGGGTGCTTTTCAGGCTTCTGCACTGGGAAGTTAAACCAcgccccacccagccccacctgcccTCTCGGAATGAGTCGCCTTGAGCAGCCAACGCGGAGGGATGGGAGTTTCCTAGAGGGCGGAGAATCTACGTTAATTCGATAGAAATTTTGCAAGGTAGGGCTGTGGATCTGGAGGAAGAGTTTCTATGGCTGTGGATATGGGGGAGGAGCTTCGCGTTGAGTGACAGCCGGAGAGTGAGGCAGGTGGAGAGACTGGAAGTGTCTGGCGGTTGGCTCGGCCGCCCTGGCCCCTCCCTGGTTCCTCGTTCAAACCTCAGCTCCGCCACGTCTCCCCGGCGCGGTGCctgtatttattcaatcatttatgtCTTTGTGGAGGGGTGGGTATTTACTTCCTactactttgggttataatccagtatgacttcattttGTTGCAGAAATGACTCCAGGATTGGCCCCTGGGAGCTCTCCTGGAGGGCTCCCATGTCTCTTTGAGGCATCCCCATCATTGTGGGGTAATTTTCTGAGCACGGTCCTGACTTCCTGCCGCTACAAGATGCTCCTGCTCGGCTGGTGTATTTCTCTCAGGTGCCTGGTTCCTTTTATCCGGGCACTGTTTTGGAAACCAGTGGGCGCTGGGTGCACTGTATtccattttaatatgcatttaaataattttaaagatagaCGCTGAATAATGGAAATCCAAATGGCTAGTACGGAGGACAAAAGGAGATATTTGAGTCGCCAGCTCGGAGCCTCCCATCTGCGAAGGGGACCGAGTCCCCAGGTTCCCAGAGGACAGGATTCGGCCTCGGGCATGGGGCTCTGGGGGCCCACACAGGCCTCTCCCACTGCCACGCGGGTTCGAGTCTTGTCCTCGACATATGCTGGCTGTGTCAAGTTCTTCCAGCCGGGGTTCCCAGGCTGCCGGGTTCCCAGGCTGCCGGGTTCCCAGGGCCTCCAGGCCTTTGTCCAGGAGGTGCCTTACGCCCGGTGCACCCTTCCGTGCAATCCCCGGGGGTTCTTCCTGGGGAAGACCCTTCAAACTGGGGAAAGTCTGGCAGGAACAGAAGCAGCTTTTGGAGGAGGAATTGAGGATGGGGTTTGAATCCAGAAGAGCCCTCAATTGGATAAGGTACCTGGGCTTATCagcgcctcagtttccccacctataaACATTATACAGAAGTAGAGAACAAACAGAACTAGCTTTTAGAGGACTTAGTGATGGGGTTTGAGACCGGAAGCAACTTCGATTGGGTAAACCACTTCCTTTATTTTGTCGCAGTTCCTGAtaccaggaaagagaaaaatatggaacgcttcacgaatttgcgtgtcatccttgcgcaggggccatgctaatcttctctgtatcgttccaattttagtatatgtgctgccgaagcgagcacagtTCGACTTGTGACCCGAGAACTATTTAAAGGGTAAAGATAAAATTTCTTTACACTAACGGTGAACCTCGTTACAAAAGTTTAGCAACAAATTCTTATATGATGTTAGGGTAACATATAGCGGAACCAAATGCGGTCATTTACTGGAGTtgaaaaagtgtttctttttctaccAAATAAAACTCAGGTGGCTGCTGGGAATTATTAATGCCTATATTCAAACGACCCGGAAGTGGGGCGGAGCCGGAGCCGCCGCCGTCCCAGAAGTCTCCGGGAAGCTGTCGCGCTGCGCGGTCGAGTTGTTGGTCGTGGGGAAAGAGAGTGGCGCTGGAACCGGGGAGTTAGGACGAGTGCTGTATGCGGCCGTGGTGTACGGGCCCGTCCGGTGAGCGCGGGACTACGACGGCCCGGAGGGTCAGCCGGCCTCCTGACGGCCCAGGGCAGCGCGGCCCGGAGAAGGCGGGGACTCCTGGGCCCtgggcggggtctgtggggtcagAGGGCGGGTCTGGAGAGCAAAGGGTTCTGGGTACGTGGCCTGGGCCGCGCTAGGCTTGGTCTGGGGTTTTTGGCGGCAACTCGGGGTC comes from Rhinolophus ferrumequinum isolate MPI-CBG mRhiFer1 chromosome 18, mRhiFer1_v1.p, whole genome shotgun sequence and encodes:
- the R3HDM4 gene encoding R3H domain-containing protein 4 produces the protein MVALENPEGGSEAAGDAPGGRRTLHLPGCLPTLASSQVKRFSASKRKQHFINQAVRNSDLVPKAKGRKSLQRLENTQYLLTLLETDGSTSGLEDGDLAPPAAPGVFAEACNNETYVEVWNDFMNRSGEEQERVLRYLEDEGRSKARRKGPNRGEDRRKEYPAYTPGECFQRISRRLRAVLKRSRIPMGTLETWEERLLRFFSVSPQAVYTAMLDNSFERLLLHAICQYMDLISASADLEGKRQMKVSNRHLDFLPPGLLLSAYLEQRS